ACGCGCCGGAACCGGCGCACCGGGCAGCACCGCCGGAACGCCCGGCGGGAGGCCCCGGTGTGGACATCCCCGTAGGTTCCGCGCAATTTCGAACTCCATTGTCGGTTGTTCTTGCCCGGGCTGCCGCGCCGTACGGCGCGCGCCCGGAATAACGAACGAGGTGAACTAGTCTATGGCCCGGAATTCTCGGCCCCCCGTGACGGGCAAGCACCGCGTTGCCCGCCGAACCAAGATCGCGATGGGTGCGATCGGCTTGGCGATCGCCGTCGGCGGACTCGCTGTCGCGGTGACCGCGGGCCGCACGGGCGAGGCCAGTGCGGACCCCGCGGACCCGTCGTTCTTTATCGACATCAACAAGGTTCCGGCCGGCAACAACGTCAACGCGGCCTTGAAGAAGAAGGGTGCGCAAGGGTCCTTCACCGTCAACTGTGGAACGAACGCCGACGGTGGGCACCAGAACCCCGACAACTTCATCGCCCAGCCGGGAATCAAGAACGGTGCCCAGCACCTGCACGACTACGTCGGCAACTTGACGACCGACGCCGACTCGAGCCTGAAGAGCCTGCTCGCCGGCGGCACCACCTGCAAGAACGGTGACAAGTCCGCCTACTTCTGGCCCGTCATCCGCATCGATCGCGGGGACAAGGAAGCGGCGCAGCAGAAGAACCAGAAGGCCCAGCAGCAGCAGAAGGGCAAGACGGGCGACGTCCAGCAGGACAAGAGCGCCCAGGACGCCAAGGACTTGCAGGACCAGCGCAACAACCAGGGCCAGGGTGGCGGCGGCCGCTCGGGCAAGAGCGCGAAGCAGCAGCAGGGCGATCAGAACCAGAACCAGCAGAACCAGCAGAACCAGCAGGGTCAGAACAAGAACCAGCAGCAGAACCAGAACCAGCAGCAGAACCAGCAGGGCCAGAACAAGAACCAGCAGCAGAACCAGCAGAACCAGCAAGGTCAGAACAAGAACCAGCAGCAGAACAACCAGCAGGACAAGAACAACCAGCAGAACCAGAACCAGAACCAGGCCAACCAGAACCAGGCCAACCAGAACCAGGCCAACCAGAACCAGGCTCAGCAGCAGGAAGAGCTCGGCGGCATCGAGGGTGCGAACAAGGAGGTCGGCGACAACGACGGCACGATCATCGAGCCGGAGTCGGCGACGCTGAAGTTCATCGGCGGTGGCGCGCAGAACGTCGTCGCGATGCCGCTCGGCCTGAAGATCCTCTACGGTGACGCCAAGCAGAGCACCAACGGCCCGAAGAACGCCCGGCCCAGCTGGACCTGCACCGGGTTCGAGGACCGCCTGACCGACCTCTACCCGATCTGCCCGGCGGGCAGCAAGGTGGAGCGGATCCACGCCTTCCCGAACTGCTGGGACGGCAAGAACACCGACAGCACGGACCACCGCAGCCACATCGTGTTCGCCGACAAGCAGGGCAAGTGCCCCCAGGGGTTCAAGAACGTGCCGCAGCTGGAGGTCACTCTGGTGTACAACGTCCCGCAGGACGTCCAGCAGAACGGCGAGTACAAAGTGGACGCGTTCGCCCAGGAGAAGCACAACCCGCGTTCCGACCACGACGACTTCGCGAACGTGATGAGCAACCAGATCATGGGTCGCCTGGTCAACTGCGTCAACTCCGGCAAGGCCTGCGCGGAATAACCGTCACCACGGCACCACACCACCCGGCCACCTGAAACCCAGGAAGGAGAACTCCGATGAACCGCGCTCGCCCGGTCGCTGCCCTGTCGCTCGCCCTCGCCGCTCTCGCGCTGGTCGCGGCCTGCGGGACCAACCCGTACGCCACGTCCAGTACGGTGCTGGCGCTCGGCGCGCAGCAGCAACCGGCGAGCGCGGTTCCGGCGGGTTCGGTCGGTTCGGTGGCAGGCCAGGCCCAGCTGACCGTGTCCACTGTGGAAGGTCTGGGCGCGGTACTGGCCGACGCCGGGGGACACACGCTTTACCGCTACGCGAAAGACACGGCCAACCCGCCCACGTCCGCCTGCGCCGGTGCCTGCGCGGAAACCTGGCCACCGCTGCTGTCCGACGTCCCGGTGACGGCGGCAGGGGTCGACAGCCGGCTCGTCGGCTCGGTCGTCCGGCCCGACGGCCGCAAGCAGGTGACCGTCGCCGGCTGGCCGGTCTACACCTACGCCAAGGACACCGGCCCGGGTGTCGCGCTCGGCCGGAACGTCAGCGCGGACTGGGCGGCGATCACGCCGACGGGGAAGAAGGCGGCCGGGGACCCGGCCACGGACCCGGCCGCCGCCACC
This window of the Amycolatopsis balhimycina FH 1894 genome carries:
- a CDS encoding DUF1996 domain-containing protein, which produces MARNSRPPVTGKHRVARRTKIAMGAIGLAIAVGGLAVAVTAGRTGEASADPADPSFFIDINKVPAGNNVNAALKKKGAQGSFTVNCGTNADGGHQNPDNFIAQPGIKNGAQHLHDYVGNLTTDADSSLKSLLAGGTTCKNGDKSAYFWPVIRIDRGDKEAAQQKNQKAQQQQKGKTGDVQQDKSAQDAKDLQDQRNNQGQGGGGRSGKSAKQQQGDQNQNQQNQQNQQGQNKNQQQNQNQQQNQQGQNKNQQQNQQNQQGQNKNQQQNNQQDKNNQQNQNQNQANQNQANQNQANQNQAQQQEELGGIEGANKEVGDNDGTIIEPESATLKFIGGGAQNVVAMPLGLKILYGDAKQSTNGPKNARPSWTCTGFEDRLTDLYPICPAGSKVERIHAFPNCWDGKNTDSTDHRSHIVFADKQGKCPQGFKNVPQLEVTLVYNVPQDVQQNGEYKVDAFAQEKHNPRSDHDDFANVMSNQIMGRLVNCVNSGKACAE
- a CDS encoding SCO0930 family lipoprotein, which produces MNRARPVAALSLALAALALVAACGTNPYATSSTVLALGAQQQPASAVPAGSVGSVAGQAQLTVSTVEGLGAVLADAGGHTLYRYAKDTANPPTSACAGACAETWPPLLSDVPVTAAGVDSRLVGSVVRPDGRKQVTVAGWPVYTYAKDTGPGVALGRNVSADWAAITPTGKKAAGDPATDPAAATPGVSPTVGTTDIGGLGSVLTDSAGRTLYLFTKDGRGSGKSTCDGACAQKWPPVPADGRIIAAGGIDAGLLGRIRRADGSSQLTVGGWPAYTYAQDGAPGEANGHGAGNTWYAVEPNGCKVDPARRPDARQAITASSATSGY